In the genome of Calliopsis andreniformis isolate RMS-2024a chromosome 10, iyCalAndr_principal, whole genome shotgun sequence, one region contains:
- the LOC143184708 gene encoding uncharacterized protein LOC143184708 isoform X2 → MATKIRMERIQGDLGPQLAKPSNSAANLIEWNVDMNVTVSNVKKSKVYQRSRRIVLFLLVLVLAIELSHLRKKVCALQVQIQSANTNLLLLMSKYEKLNRSLNRVLIQRTDRLLENKNAQDVKRLLVGASSMSRVIEILEDMRNTTNKGSLAYKSLVPYFNQIKNFTDKYSLISDSVRAKENYTMNFREALVEELKHESVDDENENNPRIERAVLTMEKQNMTENQDVVTSRGTVASYNDTDDMYDDNDLDIWREPRSGRSRRDEGRGPLVATFVGAIPEQHVTDTVYIGPWVKSAKNNTQYSLNKFHLVENKKSIEVTATGLYMISAQVMDLGLCFLLKHCTCIFTIFLFQIFYFGEPTNYSYWILLSSEGKSTTQKLVKCSTASSTSASEVSCYTSIITPLQKGDRVHIQQQERDRLINMREGHSYIQLVLLSNNIRKRRLK, encoded by the exons ATGGCGACAAAAATTAGAATGGAACGTATCCAGGGCGACCTCGGCCCGCAGCTCGCCAAACCCTCGAACAGTGCTGCGAATTTGATCGAATGGAACGTTGATATGAATGTGACAGTGTCGAATGTGAAGAAATCGAAAGTGTACCAACGATCGCGCAGGATCGTTCTTTTTCTTCTAGTGCTCGTTCTCGCTATCGAGCTGTCTCACCTCAGGAAAAAAGTGTGCGCCTTACAAGTACAG ATACAATCTGCAAACACGAACTTACTTTTACTGATGTCCAAGTACGAAAAGCTAAACAGAAGTTTGAATCGAGTGTTGATTCAGCGGACAGACAGGCTTCTAGAGAATAAGAATGCACAGGATGTGAAACGACTCCTCGTCGGTGCATCGTCGATGTCGAGGGTCATCGAGATACTCGAGGATATGCGTAACACGACGAACAAAGGCTCTCTTGCGTACAAATCTCTCGTTCCATATTTCAATCAAATAAAAAACTTCACCGATAAATATTCGCTTATTAGCGATAGTGTTCGCGCGAAAGAGAACTATACAATGAACTTTAGAGAAGCTCTAGTTGAAGAGCTAAAGCATGAGAGCGTAGATGATGAGAATGAAAATAATCCACGAATCGAGAGAGCAGTATTGACAATGGAAAAGCAAAATATGACAGAAAATCAGGATGTAGTGACGAGTCGTGGCACAGTCGCGAGTTACAATGATACTGACGATATGTATGACGATAACGATTTAGATATTTGGAGAGAGCCCCGTTCCGGCAGGTCCAGAAGGGACGAGGGAAGag GGCCTTTGGTAGCGACGTTTGTTGGAGCAATTCCCGAGCAACATGTCACGGATACAG TTTACATCGGCCCATGGGTTAAAAGCGCTAAGaataatactcaatatagtctaAATAAATTCCATTTGGTTGAGAACAAAAAGTCGATTGAAGTTACAGCAACCGGTTTATACATGATTTCGGCACAGGTAATGGACCTTGGATTATGTTTCCTATTGAAACATTGCACTTGTATATTTACAATATTTCTTTTCCAGATTTTCTATTTCGGCGAACCGACGAATTATTCGTATTGGATATTGTTAAGTTCGGAAGGCAAGTCCACGACACAGAAGCTTGTCAAATGTTCTACTGCCTCCTCTACGTCAGCTTCAGAAGTGTCGTGTTACACGAGCATAATAACTCCTTTACAAAAGGGTGATCGGGTTCACATACAGCAACAGGAGAGAGATAG ATTAATAAATATGCGAGAAGGACACAGTTATATACAACTTGTACTTTTGTCTAATAATATTCGTAAAAGGCGTCTGAAGTAA
- the LOC143184709 gene encoding uncharacterized protein LOC143184709 isoform X1 gives MEGGAPASRGGFRGGGGRGGPSGPMRGRGSFGDRGRGGPPRGGMMRGGRGSGPGGGMRGGPPGMRVRGGPPGRGGRGGGHFPPGGPPEPGMSSGPGGGGPPPPGMGGPPRGGSRGGGSSSFRARGRGDFGRGDSRGGSSNFRGRGGMDRSSRGGSRGGSSRGGPGGRGGFGDRSRGGSGRGGPSKRGGGPPGSSGPSKRPRFDQPSSQPANGYATQPPSQGGYGGGTSNAYGGGQQQPQQQQAVGYGGGYGSQNYTQSSYQGYESYQQPPDYGQTAGYPPSAAADNRYGGAPAVPATGAFNAGDPYSYGKAPPSANYQQEAVAAVAGGGGAGYASANSYDDQSSNTTSMSNRGGYSTQPYDYSSQDGVYGKQDYGGSAGYQNAQSQRRY, from the exons ATGGAAGGTGGAGCACCAGCCAGCAGAGGTGGGTTTCGTGGTGGTGGTGGACGTGGAGGCCCAAGCGGTCCAATGAGAGGACGTGGCAGTTTTGGAGATAGAGGAAG GGGTGGACCCCCAAGAGGAGGTATGATGAGAGGCGGTCGTGGCAGTGGGCCTGGAGGTGGAATGAGAGGTGGACCTCCCGGAATGAGGGTCAGAGGTGGCCCTCCTGGTAGAGGTGGCCGTGGTGGTGGACATTTCCCTCCGGG TGGCCCTCCTGAACCAGGAATGTCTAGTGGACCTGGTGGTGGTGGACCTCCTCCACCAGGAATGGGAGGACCTCCGCGTGGCGGTAGCCGAGGAGGAGGCAGCAGTAGTTTCCGTGCTAGAGGTAGGGGCGATTTCGGCAGAGGAGACAGCCGCGGGGGCAGCAGCAATTTCCGTGGACGAGGTGGAATGGACAGGAGCAGTCGAGGAGGATCTAG AGGTGGATCGAGCAGAGGTGGACCAGGAGGTAGAGGAGGTTTCGGAGATCGAAGCAGAGGTGGTAGCGGACGTGGTGGTCCTTCGAAACGAGGAGGCGGACCACCAGGATCCAGCGGACCATCTAAACGACCGAGATTCGATCAACCTTCTTCACAACCTGCAAACGGATATGCAACTCAGCCACCTag TCAAGGCGGATATGGAGGAGGAACTAGCAATGCCTATGGTGGAGGGCAACAACAACCACAACAGCAACAAGCCGTGGGGTACGGTGGAGGCTATGGGTCACAGAACTACACTCAATCGTCATATCAAGGCTATGAGAGTTATCAACAGCCTCCAGATTATGGCCAAACAGCG GGCTATCCACCATCAGCAGCAGCTGATAAcaggtatggtggagcacctgCTGTTCCAGCTACAGGAGCTTTCAATGCCGGTGATCCCTACAGTTACGGCAAAGCACCACCATCAG CCAATTACCAGCAGGAGGCAGTGGCAGCAGTAGCAGGGGGTGGGGGTGCAGGTTATGCCTCTGCTAATTCCTACGATGACCAATCTTCTAATACCACTTCTATGAGCAACAGAGGTGGTTACTCGACACAGCCTTATG ATTACTCCAGTCAGGATGGTGTATATGGAAAACAGGATTACG GTGGCAGTGCTGGTTACCAAAACGCCCAGTCTCAGCGACGATATTAA
- the LOC143184709 gene encoding uncharacterized protein LOC143184709 isoform X3, with protein MEGGAPASRGGFRGGGGRGGPSGPMRGRGSFGDRGRGGPPRGGMMRGGRGSGPGGGMRGGPPGMRVRGGPPGRGGRGGGHFPPGGPPEPGMSSGPGGGGPPPPGMGGPPRGGSRGGGSSSFRARGRGDFGRGDSRGGSSNFRGRGGMDRSSRGGSRGGSSRGGPGGRGGFGDRSRGGSGRGGPSKRGGGPPGSSGPSKRPRFDQPSSQPANGYATQPPSQGGYGGGTSNAYGGGQQQPQQQQAVGYGGGYGSQNYTQSSYQGYESYQQPPDYGQTAGYPPSAAADNRYGGAPAVPATGAFNAGDPYSYGKAPPSDYSSQDGVYGKQDYGGSAGYQNAQSQRRY; from the exons ATGGAAGGTGGAGCACCAGCCAGCAGAGGTGGGTTTCGTGGTGGTGGTGGACGTGGAGGCCCAAGCGGTCCAATGAGAGGACGTGGCAGTTTTGGAGATAGAGGAAG GGGTGGACCCCCAAGAGGAGGTATGATGAGAGGCGGTCGTGGCAGTGGGCCTGGAGGTGGAATGAGAGGTGGACCTCCCGGAATGAGGGTCAGAGGTGGCCCTCCTGGTAGAGGTGGCCGTGGTGGTGGACATTTCCCTCCGGG TGGCCCTCCTGAACCAGGAATGTCTAGTGGACCTGGTGGTGGTGGACCTCCTCCACCAGGAATGGGAGGACCTCCGCGTGGCGGTAGCCGAGGAGGAGGCAGCAGTAGTTTCCGTGCTAGAGGTAGGGGCGATTTCGGCAGAGGAGACAGCCGCGGGGGCAGCAGCAATTTCCGTGGACGAGGTGGAATGGACAGGAGCAGTCGAGGAGGATCTAG AGGTGGATCGAGCAGAGGTGGACCAGGAGGTAGAGGAGGTTTCGGAGATCGAAGCAGAGGTGGTAGCGGACGTGGTGGTCCTTCGAAACGAGGAGGCGGACCACCAGGATCCAGCGGACCATCTAAACGACCGAGATTCGATCAACCTTCTTCACAACCTGCAAACGGATATGCAACTCAGCCACCTag TCAAGGCGGATATGGAGGAGGAACTAGCAATGCCTATGGTGGAGGGCAACAACAACCACAACAGCAACAAGCCGTGGGGTACGGTGGAGGCTATGGGTCACAGAACTACACTCAATCGTCATATCAAGGCTATGAGAGTTATCAACAGCCTCCAGATTATGGCCAAACAGCG GGCTATCCACCATCAGCAGCAGCTGATAAcaggtatggtggagcacctgCTGTTCCAGCTACAGGAGCTTTCAATGCCGGTGATCCCTACAGTTACGGCAAAGCACCACCATCAG ATTACTCCAGTCAGGATGGTGTATATGGAAAACAGGATTACG GTGGCAGTGCTGGTTACCAAAACGCCCAGTCTCAGCGACGATATTAA
- the Polo gene encoding serine/threonine-protein kinase polo → MSKDEKESIIPDVIHDVNSGKSYLKGRFFGKGGFAKCYEIRESKSHRVFAGKIVPKSQITKSNHREKITQEISIHQTLNHKNVVGFYGFFDDPQNVYIILELCRKRSMMELHKRRKALTECETRYYMKQILDGVNYLHQNKIIHRDLKLGNLFLSDDLQVKIGDFGLATRLEHEGERKKTVCGTPNYIAPEIITKAGHSYEVDVWSIGCIMYTLLVGKPPFETSSLRETYARIKQVQYKIPTHINTVAMTMITNMLQGNPSKRPSISKLMKDQFFTCGYMPASLPLSCLTMAPRLDMLEMHNQRKPLSEMNTNVGGEGQDFIFRVPSSPARKTKPADSMSEVQRMNLDIKKMLETLREQLAAVLKAKPSRETTLHESQPPFLFLFSTDEMTDPAAQPVIWISKWVDYSDKYGFGYQLSDDGVGVMYNDGTRLIMLSNCFNIHYINREGNELYYTVKEYPPELEKKMKLMNFFLKYMKEHLMKAGSSVVVKPCDAMSRIPYMHQWFRTQSAVVMQLTNGTVQINFLDHTKIIMCPLMAAVTYIDTDKNFRTYRFQTIQENGCCKGLAKNLAYAYEKLVLMLSNPMQTR, encoded by the exons ATGTCGAAAGACGAGAAGGAAAGTATTATTCCAGATGTGATACATGATGTTAATTCGGGGAAGAGTTACCTGAAAGGACGATTTTTCGGAAAG GGTGGTTTTGCGAAGTGTTATGAGATCAGGGAATCGAAGTCACATCGTGTATTTGCTGGAAAAATTGTACCGAAATCACAAATTACTAAAAGCAATCATAGAGAGAAAATAACACAAGAGATCTCAATCCATCAGACTTTGAATCATAAAAATGTTGTTGGTTTTTATGGATTTTTTGATGATCCACAGAATGTATATATAATTTTAGAATTATGTCGCAAAAGG TCTATGATGGAATTACATAAACGCAGAAAAGCATTGACAGAATGTGAAACCAGATATTATATGAAACAAATCTTAGATGGTGTGAATTACTTACATCAGAATAAAATTATTCACAGAGATCTGAAGTTAGGTAACTTGTTCCTGAGTGATGATTTGCAAGTTAAAATTGGTGATTTTGGATTGGCTACTAGATTGGAACATGAAGGAGAACGAAAAAA GACAGTTTGTGGGACTCCTAATTACATAGCACCAGAAATAATAACTAAAGCTGGTCATTCGTATGAAGTTGACGTATGGAGCATTGGATGCATCATGTATACGTTGCTAGTGGGGAAACCTCCATTTGAAACATCTAGTTTAAGGGAAACATATGCTAGAATCAAACAAGTTCAATACAAAATTCCCACGCATATCAATACTGTTGCAATGACCATGATAACTAATATGTTGCAAGGGAATCCATCTAAACGTCCTTCCATAAGCAAATTGATGAAAGATCAGTTCTTTACTTGCG GTTACATGCCAGCCAGTTTACCACTTTCATGCTTAACGATGGCACCTCGCCTGGACATGTTAGAAATGCACAATCAACGTAAACCGCTATCTGAAATGAATACGAACGTTGGAGGAGAAGGACAAGACTTTATATTTAGAGTACCTAGCAGTCCAGCGCGCAAGACGAAGCCTGCGGATTCAATGAGCGAAGTTCAAAGAATGAACCTTGATATTAAAAAGATGCTTGAGACATTAAGAGAGCAGCTGGCTGCAGTATTAAAGGCAAAGCCAAGTAGAGAGACAACATT GCACGAATCACAACCCCCTTTTCTGTTCCTGTTTTC CACAGATGAAATGACAGACCCTGCCGCGCAGCCTGTGATATGGATAAGCAAATGGGTTGACTATTCGGATAAATATGGTTTTGGATATCAACTATCTGACGATGGAGTCGGTGTAATGTACAACGATGGCACTCGATTAATCATGCTGTCTAATTGTTTCAATATCCATTATATTAATCGTGAAGGGAACGAATTGTATTATACCGTTAAAGAATACCCGCCAGAATTGGAAAAGAAGATGAAGCTTATGAATTTCTTCTTGAAGTACATGAAAGAACATTTAATGAAGGCTGGTAGTTCGGTTGTTGTGAAACCATGTGATGCTATGTCTAGGATACCATACATGCATCAGTGGTTTAGAACACAGAGTGCTGTAGTTATGCAGTTGACGAATGGGACGGTACAG ATCAACTTTTTGGATCACACAAAGATCATTATGTGTCCATTAATGGCAGCTGTTACATATATTGATACAGACAAGAATTTTAGGACGTACAGATTCCAAACCATACAAGAGAATGGATGCTGTAAAGGTCTAGCTAAAAATTTGGCATATGCTTATGAGAAGCTTGTCCTAATGTTATCAAATCCAATGCAAACTCGATAA
- the LOC143184709 gene encoding uncharacterized protein LOC143184709 isoform X2: MEGGAPASRGGFRGGGGRGGPSGPMRGRGSFGDRGRGGPPRGGMMRGGRGSGPGGGMRGGPPGMRVRGGPPGRGGRGGGHFPPGGPPEPGMSSGPGGGGPPPPGMGGPPRGGSRGGGSSSFRARGRGDFGRGDSRGGSSNFRGRGGMDRSSRGGSRGGSSRGGPGGRGGFGDRSRGGSGRGGPSKRGGGPPGSSGPSKRPRFDQPSSQPANGYATQPPSQGGYGGGTSNAYGGGQQQPQQQQAVGYGGGYGSQNYTQSSYQGYESYQQPPDYGQTAGYPPSAAADNRYGGAPAVPATGAFNAGDPYSYGKAPPSANYQQEAVAAVAGGGGAGYASANSYDDQSSNTTSMSNRGGYSTQPYDYSSQDGVYGKQDYG; this comes from the exons ATGGAAGGTGGAGCACCAGCCAGCAGAGGTGGGTTTCGTGGTGGTGGTGGACGTGGAGGCCCAAGCGGTCCAATGAGAGGACGTGGCAGTTTTGGAGATAGAGGAAG GGGTGGACCCCCAAGAGGAGGTATGATGAGAGGCGGTCGTGGCAGTGGGCCTGGAGGTGGAATGAGAGGTGGACCTCCCGGAATGAGGGTCAGAGGTGGCCCTCCTGGTAGAGGTGGCCGTGGTGGTGGACATTTCCCTCCGGG TGGCCCTCCTGAACCAGGAATGTCTAGTGGACCTGGTGGTGGTGGACCTCCTCCACCAGGAATGGGAGGACCTCCGCGTGGCGGTAGCCGAGGAGGAGGCAGCAGTAGTTTCCGTGCTAGAGGTAGGGGCGATTTCGGCAGAGGAGACAGCCGCGGGGGCAGCAGCAATTTCCGTGGACGAGGTGGAATGGACAGGAGCAGTCGAGGAGGATCTAG AGGTGGATCGAGCAGAGGTGGACCAGGAGGTAGAGGAGGTTTCGGAGATCGAAGCAGAGGTGGTAGCGGACGTGGTGGTCCTTCGAAACGAGGAGGCGGACCACCAGGATCCAGCGGACCATCTAAACGACCGAGATTCGATCAACCTTCTTCACAACCTGCAAACGGATATGCAACTCAGCCACCTag TCAAGGCGGATATGGAGGAGGAACTAGCAATGCCTATGGTGGAGGGCAACAACAACCACAACAGCAACAAGCCGTGGGGTACGGTGGAGGCTATGGGTCACAGAACTACACTCAATCGTCATATCAAGGCTATGAGAGTTATCAACAGCCTCCAGATTATGGCCAAACAGCG GGCTATCCACCATCAGCAGCAGCTGATAAcaggtatggtggagcacctgCTGTTCCAGCTACAGGAGCTTTCAATGCCGGTGATCCCTACAGTTACGGCAAAGCACCACCATCAG CCAATTACCAGCAGGAGGCAGTGGCAGCAGTAGCAGGGGGTGGGGGTGCAGGTTATGCCTCTGCTAATTCCTACGATGACCAATCTTCTAATACCACTTCTATGAGCAACAGAGGTGGTTACTCGACACAGCCTTATG ATTACTCCAGTCAGGATGGTGTATATGGAAAACAGGATTACG GTTGA
- the LOC143184708 gene encoding uncharacterized protein LOC143184708 isoform X3, whose amino-acid sequence MATKIRMERIQGDLGPQLAKPSNSAANLIEWNVDMNVTVSNVKKSKVYQRSRRIVLFLLVLVLAIELSHLRKKVCALQVQIQSANTNLLLLMSKYEKLNRSLNRVLIQRTDRLLENKNAQDVKRLLVGASSMSRVIEILEDMRNTTNKGSLAYKSLVPYFNQIKNFTDKYSLISDSVRAKENYTMNFREALVEELKHESVDDENENNPRIERAVLTMEKQNMTENQDVVTSRGTVASYNDTDDMYDDNDLDIWREPRSGRSRRDEGRGKKRGKNKRRPKRSRRRLGPLVATFVGAIPEQHVTDTVYIGPWVKSAKNNTQYSLNKFHLVENKKSIEVTATGLYMISAQIFYFGEPTNYSYWILLSSEGKSTTQKLVKCSTASSTSASEVSCYTSIITPLQKGDRVHIQQQERDRLINMREGHSYIQLVLLSNNIRKRRLK is encoded by the exons ATGGCGACAAAAATTAGAATGGAACGTATCCAGGGCGACCTCGGCCCGCAGCTCGCCAAACCCTCGAACAGTGCTGCGAATTTGATCGAATGGAACGTTGATATGAATGTGACAGTGTCGAATGTGAAGAAATCGAAAGTGTACCAACGATCGCGCAGGATCGTTCTTTTTCTTCTAGTGCTCGTTCTCGCTATCGAGCTGTCTCACCTCAGGAAAAAAGTGTGCGCCTTACAAGTACAG ATACAATCTGCAAACACGAACTTACTTTTACTGATGTCCAAGTACGAAAAGCTAAACAGAAGTTTGAATCGAGTGTTGATTCAGCGGACAGACAGGCTTCTAGAGAATAAGAATGCACAGGATGTGAAACGACTCCTCGTCGGTGCATCGTCGATGTCGAGGGTCATCGAGATACTCGAGGATATGCGTAACACGACGAACAAAGGCTCTCTTGCGTACAAATCTCTCGTTCCATATTTCAATCAAATAAAAAACTTCACCGATAAATATTCGCTTATTAGCGATAGTGTTCGCGCGAAAGAGAACTATACAATGAACTTTAGAGAAGCTCTAGTTGAAGAGCTAAAGCATGAGAGCGTAGATGATGAGAATGAAAATAATCCACGAATCGAGAGAGCAGTATTGACAATGGAAAAGCAAAATATGACAGAAAATCAGGATGTAGTGACGAGTCGTGGCACAGTCGCGAGTTACAATGATACTGACGATATGTATGACGATAACGATTTAGATATTTGGAGAGAGCCCCGTTCCGGCAGGTCCAGAAGGGACGAGGGAAGaggtaaaaaacgaggaaagaaCAAAAGGCGGCCCAAGCGCAGTCGCAGGCGATTGG GGCCTTTGGTAGCGACGTTTGTTGGAGCAATTCCCGAGCAACATGTCACGGATACAG TTTACATCGGCCCATGGGTTAAAAGCGCTAAGaataatactcaatatagtctaAATAAATTCCATTTGGTTGAGAACAAAAAGTCGATTGAAGTTACAGCAACCGGTTTATACATGATTTCGGCACAG ATTTTCTATTTCGGCGAACCGACGAATTATTCGTATTGGATATTGTTAAGTTCGGAAGGCAAGTCCACGACACAGAAGCTTGTCAAATGTTCTACTGCCTCCTCTACGTCAGCTTCAGAAGTGTCGTGTTACACGAGCATAATAACTCCTTTACAAAAGGGTGATCGGGTTCACATACAGCAACAGGAGAGAGATAG ATTAATAAATATGCGAGAAGGACACAGTTATATACAACTTGTACTTTTGTCTAATAATATTCGTAAAAGGCGTCTGAAGTAA
- the LOC143184708 gene encoding uncharacterized protein LOC143184708 isoform X1, producing MATKIRMERIQGDLGPQLAKPSNSAANLIEWNVDMNVTVSNVKKSKVYQRSRRIVLFLLVLVLAIELSHLRKKVCALQVQIQSANTNLLLLMSKYEKLNRSLNRVLIQRTDRLLENKNAQDVKRLLVGASSMSRVIEILEDMRNTTNKGSLAYKSLVPYFNQIKNFTDKYSLISDSVRAKENYTMNFREALVEELKHESVDDENENNPRIERAVLTMEKQNMTENQDVVTSRGTVASYNDTDDMYDDNDLDIWREPRSGRSRRDEGRGKKRGKNKRRPKRSRRRLGPLVATFVGAIPEQHVTDTVYIGPWVKSAKNNTQYSLNKFHLVENKKSIEVTATGLYMISAQVMDLGLCFLLKHCTCIFTIFLFQIFYFGEPTNYSYWILLSSEGKSTTQKLVKCSTASSTSASEVSCYTSIITPLQKGDRVHIQQQERDRLINMREGHSYIQLVLLSNNIRKRRLK from the exons ATGGCGACAAAAATTAGAATGGAACGTATCCAGGGCGACCTCGGCCCGCAGCTCGCCAAACCCTCGAACAGTGCTGCGAATTTGATCGAATGGAACGTTGATATGAATGTGACAGTGTCGAATGTGAAGAAATCGAAAGTGTACCAACGATCGCGCAGGATCGTTCTTTTTCTTCTAGTGCTCGTTCTCGCTATCGAGCTGTCTCACCTCAGGAAAAAAGTGTGCGCCTTACAAGTACAG ATACAATCTGCAAACACGAACTTACTTTTACTGATGTCCAAGTACGAAAAGCTAAACAGAAGTTTGAATCGAGTGTTGATTCAGCGGACAGACAGGCTTCTAGAGAATAAGAATGCACAGGATGTGAAACGACTCCTCGTCGGTGCATCGTCGATGTCGAGGGTCATCGAGATACTCGAGGATATGCGTAACACGACGAACAAAGGCTCTCTTGCGTACAAATCTCTCGTTCCATATTTCAATCAAATAAAAAACTTCACCGATAAATATTCGCTTATTAGCGATAGTGTTCGCGCGAAAGAGAACTATACAATGAACTTTAGAGAAGCTCTAGTTGAAGAGCTAAAGCATGAGAGCGTAGATGATGAGAATGAAAATAATCCACGAATCGAGAGAGCAGTATTGACAATGGAAAAGCAAAATATGACAGAAAATCAGGATGTAGTGACGAGTCGTGGCACAGTCGCGAGTTACAATGATACTGACGATATGTATGACGATAACGATTTAGATATTTGGAGAGAGCCCCGTTCCGGCAGGTCCAGAAGGGACGAGGGAAGaggtaaaaaacgaggaaagaaCAAAAGGCGGCCCAAGCGCAGTCGCAGGCGATTGG GGCCTTTGGTAGCGACGTTTGTTGGAGCAATTCCCGAGCAACATGTCACGGATACAG TTTACATCGGCCCATGGGTTAAAAGCGCTAAGaataatactcaatatagtctaAATAAATTCCATTTGGTTGAGAACAAAAAGTCGATTGAAGTTACAGCAACCGGTTTATACATGATTTCGGCACAGGTAATGGACCTTGGATTATGTTTCCTATTGAAACATTGCACTTGTATATTTACAATATTTCTTTTCCAGATTTTCTATTTCGGCGAACCGACGAATTATTCGTATTGGATATTGTTAAGTTCGGAAGGCAAGTCCACGACACAGAAGCTTGTCAAATGTTCTACTGCCTCCTCTACGTCAGCTTCAGAAGTGTCGTGTTACACGAGCATAATAACTCCTTTACAAAAGGGTGATCGGGTTCACATACAGCAACAGGAGAGAGATAG ATTAATAAATATGCGAGAAGGACACAGTTATATACAACTTGTACTTTTGTCTAATAATATTCGTAAAAGGCGTCTGAAGTAA
- the LOC143184709 gene encoding uncharacterized protein LOC143184709 isoform X4, protein MEGGAPASRGGFRGGGGRGGPSGPMRGRGSFGDRGRGGPPRGGMMRGGRGSGPGGGMRGGPPGMRVRGGPPGRGGRGGGHFPPGGPPEPGMSSGPGGGGPPPPGMGGPPRGGSRGGGSSSFRARGRGDFGRGDSRGGSSNFRGRGGMDRSSRGGSRGGSSRGGPGGRGGFGDRSRGGSGRGGPSKRGGGPPGSSGPSKRPRFDQPSSQPANGYATQPPSQGGYGGGTSNAYGGGQQQPQQQQAVGYGGGYGSQNYTQSSYQGYESYQQPPDYGQTAGYPPSAAADNRYGGAPAVPATGAFNAGDPYSYGKAPPSDYSSQDGVYGKQDYG, encoded by the exons ATGGAAGGTGGAGCACCAGCCAGCAGAGGTGGGTTTCGTGGTGGTGGTGGACGTGGAGGCCCAAGCGGTCCAATGAGAGGACGTGGCAGTTTTGGAGATAGAGGAAG GGGTGGACCCCCAAGAGGAGGTATGATGAGAGGCGGTCGTGGCAGTGGGCCTGGAGGTGGAATGAGAGGTGGACCTCCCGGAATGAGGGTCAGAGGTGGCCCTCCTGGTAGAGGTGGCCGTGGTGGTGGACATTTCCCTCCGGG TGGCCCTCCTGAACCAGGAATGTCTAGTGGACCTGGTGGTGGTGGACCTCCTCCACCAGGAATGGGAGGACCTCCGCGTGGCGGTAGCCGAGGAGGAGGCAGCAGTAGTTTCCGTGCTAGAGGTAGGGGCGATTTCGGCAGAGGAGACAGCCGCGGGGGCAGCAGCAATTTCCGTGGACGAGGTGGAATGGACAGGAGCAGTCGAGGAGGATCTAG AGGTGGATCGAGCAGAGGTGGACCAGGAGGTAGAGGAGGTTTCGGAGATCGAAGCAGAGGTGGTAGCGGACGTGGTGGTCCTTCGAAACGAGGAGGCGGACCACCAGGATCCAGCGGACCATCTAAACGACCGAGATTCGATCAACCTTCTTCACAACCTGCAAACGGATATGCAACTCAGCCACCTag TCAAGGCGGATATGGAGGAGGAACTAGCAATGCCTATGGTGGAGGGCAACAACAACCACAACAGCAACAAGCCGTGGGGTACGGTGGAGGCTATGGGTCACAGAACTACACTCAATCGTCATATCAAGGCTATGAGAGTTATCAACAGCCTCCAGATTATGGCCAAACAGCG GGCTATCCACCATCAGCAGCAGCTGATAAcaggtatggtggagcacctgCTGTTCCAGCTACAGGAGCTTTCAATGCCGGTGATCCCTACAGTTACGGCAAAGCACCACCATCAG ATTACTCCAGTCAGGATGGTGTATATGGAAAACAGGATTACG GTTGA